The Acidobacteriota bacterium genome includes a region encoding these proteins:
- a CDS encoding tetratricopeptide repeat protein has product MRRAFVTITSMMVLLAPLSGASPCAPEDRAATAAEGSDTSPVAAELEAIRQLMSAGKFADAESSARALLSEREAAEGPDASATADAIEQLIRALWREGKQKDPQVAALAERLVSIRETSDPPEGLKLGSSLAIVGSVRAVAGGFADARQLYERAIDVAERATSHDDPALAPFLYDLGMLLQRHSDYDGALIAFERRHEILDAQAPPEQRPIPDTYVAACHIMLGRYDEALRELERDLQVNIAVHGPDDASVARSENALGALFVSLDDWPAARDHLEHSVAIFETVYGADSVNVATGLRNLSLTLVRLGNDDEARTLAERAVAIYEKSPGPESTEYAASLSTLADALQSQGEYRAARERYEKSIAIREEANGPDDPRLASPLENLGRLYETLGDDASAMAAFRRALKLRENALGEDHPDVAYVLVEMAGLLYHQGAYAEARRLVDRALANREKTFGPLHPEMAESLSLLGWIQWASGDSTAALTTALNSEQIAREHLRRVSRRQSEREALRYQTVRSSGIDLAFSVLASQRRSEAGTEDVERAWDALISSRALVLDEMARRHRVALASESSEMRPLFDELERTQVQLERLVIKGAAPSEGESYRASLAAARLAVERAERALASRSDGGGTGEASAAVDVPQLVSALPSDTVLVAYVSFGQVAGRDTPGVPPPPRVRSYAALALGKSRGGTAMIPLGPAARIDALVKGWRKELDAPPETPESLKKYRTAGTALRKAIWDPIARAIRGAGTVLIVPDGSINLVSFAALPIGNKSYLVESTPRIHYLSAERDLVRYASRVDAVATTTARGMLILGAPDYDAGTGGPAAASGPATVASGPSGMGAERAEPPSARSACADFRTLRFGPLPGSRAEADEVASLFRTRARPPDGANGEPVIELLGADASVEKFKSHAVGRRVIHIATHAYSVSNCSGEHEDDSDRLPITSGLNARFIDEDPLIRTGLALAGANRREERSERRGRGDGILTAQEIAGMDLRGVEWAVLSACGTGVGPVQSGEGVFGLRRTVQVAGVRTVIMSLWAVEDHAARDWVRSLYENRLKDASTVDAVRNASLRVIDTRRRAGVTTHPFYWGAFVAAGDWK; this is encoded by the coding sequence GTGCGCCGAGCTTTTGTCACGATCACGTCGATGATGGTCCTCCTGGCCCCGCTGTCGGGCGCCTCCCCGTGCGCGCCCGAAGATCGTGCGGCCACGGCCGCCGAGGGCTCGGACACATCCCCTGTCGCCGCCGAGCTCGAGGCGATCCGGCAGCTCATGTCCGCGGGGAAATTCGCGGACGCGGAATCGTCCGCGCGCGCCCTCCTCTCGGAGAGGGAAGCCGCGGAGGGACCCGACGCGAGCGCGACCGCCGACGCCATCGAACAGCTGATCCGCGCGCTGTGGCGCGAGGGGAAGCAGAAAGACCCGCAAGTCGCCGCGCTGGCCGAGCGCCTCGTGTCGATCCGGGAGACGAGCGACCCGCCGGAGGGTCTCAAGCTCGGCTCCAGCCTGGCGATCGTCGGCAGCGTGAGGGCCGTCGCGGGAGGATTCGCGGATGCGAGGCAGTTGTACGAGAGGGCGATCGACGTGGCGGAGCGGGCAACCTCCCACGACGACCCGGCGCTCGCTCCATTTCTTTACGATCTGGGCATGCTCCTCCAGCGCCACAGCGACTACGACGGTGCGCTGATCGCGTTCGAGCGGCGCCACGAAATCCTCGATGCCCAGGCACCGCCGGAGCAGCGGCCGATTCCCGATACCTACGTCGCCGCCTGCCACATCATGCTAGGAAGGTACGACGAGGCGCTGCGCGAGCTGGAGCGAGACCTGCAGGTGAACATCGCGGTGCACGGGCCGGACGACGCCTCCGTCGCGAGGAGCGAGAATGCGCTCGGCGCCCTGTTCGTCTCGCTCGACGACTGGCCGGCGGCGCGCGATCACCTCGAGCACAGCGTCGCGATCTTCGAGACGGTGTACGGCGCCGACTCCGTCAATGTGGCCACCGGCCTGAGAAACCTCTCTCTGACCCTGGTGAGGCTGGGAAACGACGACGAAGCGCGCACGCTCGCGGAGCGGGCGGTGGCGATCTACGAGAAGTCACCTGGACCGGAGAGTACCGAATACGCGGCCTCGCTCTCCACTCTCGCGGACGCGCTCCAGAGCCAGGGGGAGTACCGAGCGGCGCGCGAACGATACGAGAAGTCCATCGCGATCCGGGAGGAAGCCAACGGGCCCGACGATCCGCGTCTCGCGTCGCCCCTCGAGAACCTCGGCCGCCTCTACGAGACTCTCGGGGACGACGCCTCGGCCATGGCCGCGTTCCGCCGCGCCCTGAAGCTGAGGGAGAATGCGCTCGGCGAGGATCACCCTGACGTTGCGTACGTGCTCGTCGAGATGGCGGGCCTTCTGTACCACCAGGGAGCCTATGCGGAGGCGCGCCGGCTGGTCGATCGGGCCCTCGCCAACCGGGAGAAGACTTTCGGACCGCTGCACCCTGAGATGGCCGAATCGCTGAGCCTTCTCGGATGGATCCAGTGGGCCTCGGGCGATTCCACCGCGGCGCTCACGACCGCGCTGAACTCCGAGCAGATCGCTCGCGAGCACCTCCGGCGGGTCTCCCGCCGCCAATCGGAGCGCGAGGCGCTGCGGTACCAGACGGTTCGGAGCTCCGGCATCGATCTGGCTTTCTCCGTGCTCGCGAGCCAGCGCCGATCGGAGGCCGGCACGGAAGACGTCGAGAGGGCATGGGACGCCCTGATTTCGTCGCGGGCGCTCGTCCTCGACGAGATGGCGCGGAGGCACCGCGTCGCCCTCGCGTCCGAATCGAGCGAGATGCGCCCGCTGTTCGATGAGCTCGAAAGGACACAGGTCCAGCTCGAGCGACTCGTCATCAAGGGTGCTGCACCAAGCGAGGGCGAGTCGTACCGCGCCAGCCTGGCGGCCGCTCGGCTGGCCGTGGAGCGCGCCGAGCGTGCGCTCGCGAGCCGGAGCGATGGAGGGGGCACCGGGGAAGCGTCCGCCGCCGTTGACGTGCCTCAGCTCGTGTCGGCTCTGCCCTCGGACACCGTCCTGGTCGCGTACGTCTCATTCGGGCAAGTTGCCGGTCGCGACACGCCGGGCGTTCCGCCACCCCCGCGCGTGCGCTCGTACGCGGCGCTGGCCCTCGGGAAGAGCCGAGGCGGGACCGCGATGATCCCGCTGGGTCCGGCGGCTCGGATTGACGCGCTCGTCAAGGGATGGCGAAAGGAATTGGATGCGCCCCCCGAGACGCCCGAATCGCTGAAGAAGTACCGGACCGCCGGGACAGCTCTCCGGAAAGCCATATGGGATCCGATCGCCCGAGCCATCCGCGGCGCGGGAACGGTTCTGATCGTGCCCGATGGTTCCATCAACCTCGTTTCGTTCGCGGCGCTCCCCATCGGGAACAAGTCGTATCTGGTCGAATCGACTCCGCGCATTCACTACCTGTCGGCCGAGAGGGATCTTGTTCGCTACGCCTCGAGGGTCGATGCCGTGGCGACGACGACCGCGCGCGGAATGCTGATTCTCGGTGCGCCCGACTACGACGCGGGCACGGGAGGACCGGCGGCTGCGTCCGGGCCGGCGACCGTCGCTTCAGGCCCGAGCGGGATGGGTGCGGAGCGCGCGGAGCCGCCGAGCGCTCGTTCGGCGTGCGCGGATTTCCGGACCCTCAGGTTCGGCCCGCTTCCCGGCTCGCGGGCCGAGGCCGACGAGGTGGCGAGCCTCTTCAGGACGCGCGCCCGGCCGCCTGACGGGGCAAATGGCGAGCCTGTCATCGAGCTTCTCGGAGCCGATGCGAGCGTGGAGAAGTTCAAGAGCCACGCGGTCGGGCGGCGGGTCATCCACATCGCGACCCATGCCTACTCCGTTTCGAACTGCTCGGGCGAGCACGAGGACGACAGCGACAGACTGCCGATCACGTCGGGACTCAACGCGCGGTTCATCGACGAGGATCCCTTGATCCGCACAGGCCTCGCCCTCGCCGGGGCGAATCGGCGGGAGGAGCGGTCCGAGCGGCGAGGTCGGGGCGACGGGATCCTCACCGCGCAGGAGATTGCCGGGATGGATCTCCGAGGCGTGGAGTGGGCCGTTCTCTCCGCGTGCGGCACCGGGGTGGGTCCCGTGCAGTCCGGCGAAGGGGTGTTCGGGCTTCGCAGGACCGTCCAGGTCGCCGGTGTCCGAACGGTCATCATGAGCCTCTGGGCCGTGGAAGACCATGCCGCTCGCGATTGGGTCAGGAGCCTGTACGAGAACCGGCTGAAGGACGCTTCGACCGTCGACGCAGTCCGCAATGCGAGCCTTCGCGTGATCGACACGCGCCGCCGCGCCGGTGTGACGACGCACCCGTTCTACTGGGGGGCTTTCGTCGCGGCGGGGGATTGGAAGTAG
- a CDS encoding 3-isopropylmalate dehydratase: MIESLKTRAVSRRPDKIRLQGRVLLLVDDAAMMRRQLQGEEIPWRDGLPLRDDISTDEITPAYICYHFDEKLGDFPYLGLRASGEFPVTEGTVRAGKFVASVAGKRRGKGSSREASPYAEMCAGIKVVIAENIERIYKQNSQNLGILTSTDFGLVERIRRGEEISLDEFTRGEDEITRQIIEYGGLFPYNVARLQGLSSAPYPKSAPRPMTLAEKILAKHMVTDLSAGSTGVASVRPGDAGFVQCDIRFSHEYVTPMAAIFFESLVGADEKVADPSSVLFFRDHLTFLEKVMPLERKKLGLLDLANQLSVKQADFARKQGIRLHGDSPAGGSEGICHSIIYQNYALPGQVIIGSDSHTPHSGAVGCVAFGVGTTDIFNSWITRDVRVRVPETLRVEITGRRAAGVTAKDFMLALLAHPYVRSGKALGKVIEYGGEAVSALDIDERATMTNMAAEVGGFTGIVAPDARTAGFLVAMRGMARAEAERLCAAWQADPGAEYAETIRFDASSLAPMVATPGDPGNGVSVTALTAPVKVNIAYGGSCTAGKREDMDMYAAVLADALKRGEKVHPEVEFFIQFGAQEVKTYCEERGYIDVFRRAGVTLIDPSCGACINAGPGASTSKEQITISAQNRNFPGRSGPGQVYLASPYTVAASAVAGRIVAWEPAAVPAR; the protein is encoded by the coding sequence AGGGGCGCGTCCTGCTTCTCGTCGACGATGCGGCGATGATGCGCCGCCAGCTCCAGGGAGAGGAGATCCCCTGGCGCGACGGCCTCCCGCTCCGCGACGACATCTCGACCGACGAGATCACCCCCGCCTACATCTGCTACCACTTCGACGAGAAGCTCGGGGACTTCCCCTACCTGGGGCTCCGGGCCTCGGGGGAGTTCCCGGTCACCGAGGGGACCGTCCGCGCGGGGAAGTTCGTCGCCTCGGTGGCCGGCAAGCGCCGCGGCAAGGGATCGAGCCGCGAAGCGTCCCCTTATGCCGAGATGTGCGCCGGTATCAAGGTCGTCATCGCCGAGAACATCGAGCGGATCTACAAGCAGAACTCCCAGAACCTCGGCATCCTCACCTCCACCGATTTCGGCCTCGTCGAGAGGATCCGGCGCGGGGAGGAGATCTCCCTCGACGAGTTCACGCGCGGCGAGGACGAGATCACGCGGCAGATCATCGAGTACGGGGGCCTCTTCCCGTACAACGTCGCGCGGCTCCAGGGACTGTCTTCGGCTCCGTACCCGAAGAGCGCGCCGCGGCCGATGACCCTCGCCGAGAAGATCCTCGCGAAGCACATGGTCACGGATCTCAGCGCCGGCTCGACCGGCGTCGCGTCGGTCCGCCCGGGCGACGCGGGCTTCGTTCAGTGCGACATCCGCTTCTCGCACGAGTACGTCACGCCGATGGCGGCGATCTTCTTCGAGAGCCTCGTCGGGGCCGACGAGAAAGTGGCCGACCCCTCGTCGGTCCTCTTCTTCCGCGATCACCTGACCTTCCTCGAGAAGGTGATGCCCCTCGAGCGGAAGAAGCTCGGCCTCCTCGACCTCGCGAACCAGCTCTCGGTGAAGCAGGCCGACTTCGCGAGGAAGCAGGGGATTCGCCTCCACGGCGACTCGCCGGCCGGCGGATCCGAGGGGATCTGCCACAGCATCATCTACCAGAACTACGCCCTCCCGGGGCAGGTCATCATCGGCTCGGACTCGCACACTCCCCACTCGGGCGCCGTCGGGTGCGTCGCGTTCGGCGTGGGCACCACCGACATCTTCAACTCGTGGATCACGCGCGACGTCCGCGTGCGCGTCCCCGAGACGCTGCGCGTCGAGATCACGGGGCGGCGCGCTGCGGGGGTGACCGCGAAGGACTTCATGCTCGCCCTCCTCGCGCACCCGTACGTGCGGAGCGGCAAGGCGCTCGGCAAGGTGATCGAGTACGGCGGGGAGGCCGTCTCTGCCCTCGACATCGACGAGCGCGCGACGATGACGAACATGGCCGCCGAGGTCGGCGGCTTCACCGGCATCGTCGCCCCCGACGCCCGCACCGCCGGGTTCCTGGTCGCGATGCGGGGGATGGCGCGCGCCGAGGCCGAGAGGCTCTGCGCCGCGTGGCAGGCCGATCCCGGCGCCGAGTACGCCGAGACGATTCGCTTCGACGCGAGCTCGCTCGCGCCGATGGTCGCGACCCCCGGCGATCCCGGCAACGGCGTGTCGGTGACCGCGCTCACCGCTCCGGTGAAGGTGAACATCGCCTACGGCGGCTCGTGCACCGCCGGCAAGCGCGAGGACATGGACATGTACGCGGCGGTCCTCGCGGACGCGCTGAAGCGGGGAGAGAAGGTCCATCCGGAGGTCGAGTTCTTCATCCAGTTCGGCGCGCAGGAGGTGAAGACCTACTGCGAGGAGCGCGGCTACATCGACGTCTTCCGGAGGGCGGGGGTGACGCTCATCGATCCGTCGTGCGGCGCCTGCATCAACGCCGGGCCGGGAGCCTCCACCTCGAAGGAGCAGATCACCATTTCCGCGCAGAACCGGAACTTCCCGGGGCGATCCGGACCCGGCCAGGTCTACCTCGCGTCCCCCTACACGGTGGCGGCTTCCGCCGTCGCCGGACGGATCGTCGCGTGGGAGCCGGCAGCCGTTCCAGCGCGCTGA